The proteins below come from a single Plutella xylostella chromosome 2, ilPluXylo3.1, whole genome shotgun sequence genomic window:
- the LOC119692498 gene encoding beta-1,3-galactosyltransferase 5: MPAAELVGSRRALLAGLALCAGAALLLLYAPRALRPAPAPAAPINLTATSPAPPAAGNHTSPAPASRDSRVIFTRDVYEAGHSQPHAERCAARGAGLRLLILVTSAPDHAAAREAVRLTWGHAALRRDIGFAFVLGSLDSRHEAKADAIRAEDELYGDIIIGNSRDSYSNLTLKTLSMLEWVHTYCPEVPRLLKADDDMFINVPRLLQFIDARKNETRTIWGRVFERISPQRSLRSKYYLSPRQYPSNVFPDYATGGAYLMTTDVAGELLQAAGQEPYLRLEDVFVTGVLASKLKIKRQNAAEFYNKQVLYLTCNVQKGISIHMVRYHEQFDLWRKLLDGLTKCGDT, from the coding sequence ATGCCGGCTGCCGAGCTGGTGGGGTcgcggcgcgcgctgctgGCGGGGCTGGCCCTgtgcgccggcgccgcgctgctgctgctcTACGCACCCCGCGCCctgcgccccgcgcccgcccccgcggcgCCCATCAACCTCACTGCCACcagccccgcgccccccgcggcaGGCAACCACACCTCCCCCGCTCCAGCCAGCAGAGACTCACGCGTCATCTTCACGCGGGACGTGTACGAGGCGGGCCACTCGCAGCCGCACGCCGAGCGCTGCGCCGCGCGGGGCGCCGGGCTCCGGCTGTTGATTCTAGTGACGTCAGCACCCGACCACGCCGCCGCTAGGGAAGCCGTGCGACTCACGTGGGGACACGCCGCGTTGAGGCGCGACATCGGCTTCGCCTTCGTACTTGGCAGTCTCGACTCACGCCACGAGGCGAAAGCTGATGCTATCAGAGCGGAAGACGAACTGTACGGGGACATAATCATCGGCAACTCGAGGGATTCTTACAGCAACTTGACGCTGAAGACCCTGTCCATGCTGGAGTGGGTGCACACGTACTGCCCCGAGGTGCCGCGGCTGCTGAAGGCCGACGACGACATGTTCATCAACGTCCCGCGACTGCTCCAGTTCATCGACGCGAGGAAGAACGAGACAAGAACAATCTGGGGGCGCGTGTTCGAGCGCATATCGCCACAGCGGTCCTTGAGGTCTAAGTACTACTTGTCGCCGCGGCAGTATCCGTCCAACGTGTTCCCGGACTACGCCACCGGTGGCGCCTACCTCATGACCACCGACGTGGCGGGGGAACTGCTACAGGCCGCGGGGCAGGAGCCATACTTGCGGCTAGAGGATGTCTTCGTGACGGGCGTGCTCGCCAGCAAGCTCAAGATCAAGCGGCAGAACGCGGCGGAGTTCTATAATAAGCAGGTGCTGTACCTCACCTGCAATGTACAGAAAGGAATCTCGATACACATGGTGCGGTACCACGAGCAGTTCGACTTGTGGCGAAAGCTACTCGATGGGTTGACGAAGTGCGGAGACACCTAG
- the LOC105389906 gene encoding uncharacterized protein LOC105389906 isoform X8, producing the protein MATPGSPIPSTSRTTPEELAEMEMAAFRGLQGDDQDCNQNALALRRASGDSIGETQFISQINYQELQNDSATDATSTSTFAEDFLDETLQLEDDIHPAMLNLDLDDGASTSADANSLQFDELSMAPSEDLSIHCSALKRPKKSRSKEEQQMRDFDMWQASNVEVMENLLSRRCPLDEQIKWEAIATSRGLCTLTDICTCNDCRRAKYLAEVTDGDGGMGAAPLFNAITVGCCVQ; encoded by the exons A TGGCGACCCCAGGCTCGCCCATACCGTCGACGAGCCGCACGACGCCTGAAGAACTGGCGGAGATGGAGATGGCGGCCTTCAGGGGGCTACAGGGAGATGATCAG GATTGCAATCAAAATGCGTTGGCTCTCCGGAGGGCCAGTGGGGACAGCATAGGTGAAACACAG TTCATTTCCCAGATCAACTACCAGGAGCTGCAGAACGACTCGGCCACCGACGCCACCTCCACATCCACCTTCGCCGAAGACTTCCTCGACGAAACATTACAGCTCGAAGATGACATTCACCCCGCCATGTTGAATTTAGACCTCGACGATGGCGCCTCAACCTCCGCTGATGCAAACTCCTTGCAGTTCGACGAGTTGTCTATGGCTCCCAGTGAAGACCTGTCGATACACTGCAGCGCGTTGAAGAGGCCGAAGAAAAGCAGGTCGAAAGAGGAGCAGCAGATGAGGGATTTCGATATGTGGCAAGCTAGTAACGTTGAAGTTATGGAG aACCTCCTCAGCAGAAGATGCCCGCTCGATGAGCAGATCAAATGGGAGGCGATCGCCACATCTCGCGGCCTCTGCACGCTCACCGATATCTGTACATGTAACGACTGCCGACGCGCCAAGTACTTAGCTGAGGTCACTGATGGAGATGGGGGCATGGGGGCTGCGCCTCTGTTCAACGCCATCACCGTTGGATGCTGTGTGCAGTAA
- the LOC105389906 gene encoding uncharacterized protein LOC105389906 isoform X9: MEMAAFRGLQGDDQVSWDCNQNALALRRASGDSIGETQFISQINYQELQNDSATDATSTSTFAEDFLDETLQLEDDIHPAMLNLDLDDGASTSADANSLQFDELSMAPSEDLSIHCSALKRPKKSRSKEEQQMRDFDMWQASNVEVMENLLSRRCPLDEQIKWEAIATSRGLCTLTDICTCNDCRRAKYLAEVTDGDGGMGAAPLFNAITVGCCVQ; the protein is encoded by the exons ATGGAGATGGCGGCCTTCAGGGGGCTACAGGGAGATGATCAGGTCAGTTGG GATTGCAATCAAAATGCGTTGGCTCTCCGGAGGGCCAGTGGGGACAGCATAGGTGAAACACAG TTCATTTCCCAGATCAACTACCAGGAGCTGCAGAACGACTCGGCCACCGACGCCACCTCCACATCCACCTTCGCCGAAGACTTCCTCGACGAAACATTACAGCTCGAAGATGACATTCACCCCGCCATGTTGAATTTAGACCTCGACGATGGCGCCTCAACCTCCGCTGATGCAAACTCCTTGCAGTTCGACGAGTTGTCTATGGCTCCCAGTGAAGACCTGTCGATACACTGCAGCGCGTTGAAGAGGCCGAAGAAAAGCAGGTCGAAAGAGGAGCAGCAGATGAGGGATTTCGATATGTGGCAAGCTAGTAACGTTGAAGTTATGGAG aACCTCCTCAGCAGAAGATGCCCGCTCGATGAGCAGATCAAATGGGAGGCGATCGCCACATCTCGCGGCCTCTGCACGCTCACCGATATCTGTACATGTAACGACTGCCGACGCGCCAAGTACTTAGCTGAGGTCACTGATGGAGATGGGGGCATGGGGGCTGCGCCTCTGTTCAACGCCATCACCGTTGGATGCTGTGTGCAGTAA
- the LOC105389906 gene encoding uncharacterized protein LOC105389906 isoform X6, with amino-acid sequence MATPGSPIPSTSRTTPEELAEMEMAAFRGLQGDDQVSWDCNQNALALRRASGDSIGETQFISQINYQELQNDSATDATSTSTFAEDFLDETLQLEDDIHPAMLNLDLDDGASTSADANSLQFDELSMAPSEDLSIHCSALKRPKKSRSKEEQQMRDFDMWQASNVEVMENLLSRRCPLDEQIKWEAIATSRGLCTLTDICTCNDCRRAKYLAEVTDGDGGMGAAPLFNAITVGCCVQ; translated from the exons A TGGCGACCCCAGGCTCGCCCATACCGTCGACGAGCCGCACGACGCCTGAAGAACTGGCGGAGATGGAGATGGCGGCCTTCAGGGGGCTACAGGGAGATGATCAGGTCAGTTGG GATTGCAATCAAAATGCGTTGGCTCTCCGGAGGGCCAGTGGGGACAGCATAGGTGAAACACAG TTCATTTCCCAGATCAACTACCAGGAGCTGCAGAACGACTCGGCCACCGACGCCACCTCCACATCCACCTTCGCCGAAGACTTCCTCGACGAAACATTACAGCTCGAAGATGACATTCACCCCGCCATGTTGAATTTAGACCTCGACGATGGCGCCTCAACCTCCGCTGATGCAAACTCCTTGCAGTTCGACGAGTTGTCTATGGCTCCCAGTGAAGACCTGTCGATACACTGCAGCGCGTTGAAGAGGCCGAAGAAAAGCAGGTCGAAAGAGGAGCAGCAGATGAGGGATTTCGATATGTGGCAAGCTAGTAACGTTGAAGTTATGGAG aACCTCCTCAGCAGAAGATGCCCGCTCGATGAGCAGATCAAATGGGAGGCGATCGCCACATCTCGCGGCCTCTGCACGCTCACCGATATCTGTACATGTAACGACTGCCGACGCGCCAAGTACTTAGCTGAGGTCACTGATGGAGATGGGGGCATGGGGGCTGCGCCTCTGTTCAACGCCATCACCGTTGGATGCTGTGTGCAGTAA
- the LOC105389906 gene encoding uncharacterized protein LOC105389906 isoform X10: MEMAAFRGLQGDDQDCNQNALALRRASGDSIGETQFISQINYQELQNDSATDATSTSTFAEDFLDETLQLEDDIHPAMLNLDLDDGASTSADANSLQFDELSMAPSEDLSIHCSALKRPKKSRSKEEQQMRDFDMWQASNVEVMENLLSRRCPLDEQIKWEAIATSRGLCTLTDICTCNDCRRAKYLAEVTDGDGGMGAAPLFNAITVGCCVQ, from the exons ATGGAGATGGCGGCCTTCAGGGGGCTACAGGGAGATGATCAG GATTGCAATCAAAATGCGTTGGCTCTCCGGAGGGCCAGTGGGGACAGCATAGGTGAAACACAG TTCATTTCCCAGATCAACTACCAGGAGCTGCAGAACGACTCGGCCACCGACGCCACCTCCACATCCACCTTCGCCGAAGACTTCCTCGACGAAACATTACAGCTCGAAGATGACATTCACCCCGCCATGTTGAATTTAGACCTCGACGATGGCGCCTCAACCTCCGCTGATGCAAACTCCTTGCAGTTCGACGAGTTGTCTATGGCTCCCAGTGAAGACCTGTCGATACACTGCAGCGCGTTGAAGAGGCCGAAGAAAAGCAGGTCGAAAGAGGAGCAGCAGATGAGGGATTTCGATATGTGGCAAGCTAGTAACGTTGAAGTTATGGAG aACCTCCTCAGCAGAAGATGCCCGCTCGATGAGCAGATCAAATGGGAGGCGATCGCCACATCTCGCGGCCTCTGCACGCTCACCGATATCTGTACATGTAACGACTGCCGACGCGCCAAGTACTTAGCTGAGGTCACTGATGGAGATGGGGGCATGGGGGCTGCGCCTCTGTTCAACGCCATCACCGTTGGATGCTGTGTGCAGTAA